One stretch of Cohnella algarum DNA includes these proteins:
- a CDS encoding ExeA family protein translates to MFESFYGLTRSPFSRDISTSELYESVTLEETLGRLEYAAQRQWFAVVTGDCGTGKTTTIRRFTEVLDPAKYKVLYLSDSKLTPRHFYKGLLEQLGCESKFYRGDAKRQLHREIELMRGIHRLQPVVVVDEAHLLDREMLEEVRFLLNFKMDAQSPMALILVGQSELWDRLNMQAYAAIRQRIDLQCKLPHYDRAQTGDYIRRHMTFAGAEHDIFTDSAIDDIYRFSSGAARLINKVCTHALIYGSQNKHRIIDDHMVKRVIQGELS, encoded by the coding sequence ATGTTTGAGTCCTTCTACGGCCTTACCCGCTCACCATTCTCCCGGGACATCTCGACCAGCGAGTTGTACGAATCGGTCACGCTCGAGGAAACGCTCGGGCGTCTGGAGTACGCTGCCCAGCGGCAGTGGTTTGCGGTTGTTACCGGCGATTGCGGCACGGGGAAGACGACGACGATTCGGCGGTTCACCGAAGTGCTGGATCCGGCAAAGTACAAGGTGCTCTACCTATCGGACTCTAAGCTGACGCCGCGGCATTTTTACAAGGGGTTGCTCGAACAACTCGGCTGCGAATCGAAGTTCTACCGCGGCGATGCCAAGCGCCAGCTGCACCGCGAGATTGAGCTTATGCGCGGTATTCATCGATTGCAGCCGGTTGTCGTCGTCGACGAGGCCCATCTGCTGGATCGCGAAATGCTGGAGGAAGTGCGTTTCCTGCTCAATTTCAAGATGGATGCACAGAGCCCTATGGCGCTCATCCTGGTCGGTCAAAGCGAGCTGTGGGATCGCCTGAATATGCAAGCGTATGCGGCGATCCGCCAGCGGATCGACCTGCAGTGCAAGCTGCCGCACTATGATCGTGCCCAGACCGGCGATTACATTAGGCGTCACATGACGTTCGCTGGCGCGGAGCATGACATCTTTACCGACAGCGCGATCGACGACATCTACCGATTCTCGAGCGGCGCCGCAAGGCTGATCAACAAAGTATGTACACATGCACTCATCTACGGCTCACAGAACAAACATCGGATCATTGACGATCATATGGTCAAGCGTGTCATCCAGGGAGAATTATCGTGA
- a CDS encoding DUF6431 domain-containing protein → MWACGNRLTGCIPQTTWSLYQSMSWMRSHPAFFVRCAELVPSPCCGEALSVIGSRKRKLTSEDGDRRLLVIRRLRCTQCRKIHHELPDCVVPYKRYESACVEQVVSEHAAPSTVAADDATLLRWKNWFREQTTYLLGALRSIAIRFHQDPAKKPSVSTQTAHHPFGHYVGDAPGWLARIVRPVANSNLWLHTRSAFLSGKMLR, encoded by the coding sequence ATGTGGGCCTGCGGGAACAGGCTCACGGGATGCATCCCCCAAACAACATGGTCATTGTATCAAAGTATGAGCTGGATGAGAAGTCACCCGGCGTTTTTTGTTCGATGTGCAGAATTGGTTCCCTCTCCCTGCTGTGGAGAAGCGCTTAGTGTCATTGGCAGTCGGAAGCGGAAGCTCACCAGCGAGGACGGAGATCGCCGCTTGCTCGTCATTCGCCGGCTGCGTTGTACACAATGCCGGAAGATCCACCATGAGCTCCCGGATTGTGTGGTGCCGTACAAACGGTACGAATCGGCATGCGTGGAACAAGTCGTATCGGAACATGCGGCTCCATCTACGGTAGCGGCAGATGACGCGACTTTGCTTCGCTGGAAGAACTGGTTTCGCGAACAGACCACATACCTGCTCGGAGCTCTAAGATCTATCGCCATTCGCTTTCATCAGGACCCTGCGAAGAAGCCGTCCGTCTCTACGCAGACTGCACATCACCCTTTCGGACACTACGTCGGGGACGCCCCCGGCTGGCTGGCGCGAATTGTCCGCCCGGTCGCAAATTCAAATTTGTGGTTACATACCCGTTCTGCATTCTTGTCCGGCAAGATGCTGCGGTAG
- a CDS encoding DDE-type integrase/transposase/recombinase, whose amino-acid sequence MKDQKKAEAVASERMQLLSPLLAEGLDTAKASQIKRQICEQTGLSERTLRRYLAKYRQDGFGGLKPRGKGRQPSEEIIPPEIVEQAILLRREVPGRSVAQLIQILEWEGRIKPGQIKRSTLQERLAERGYSTRHMRMYAESGVAARRFQKRHRNRLWHSDIKYGPYLPIGPGGTMKQVFLVTFIDDATRFVLHGEFYPVMDKTIVEHCFRQAIQKFGAPEAVYFDNGKQYRTKWMTRACSKLGIRLLFARPYSPEATGKVERFNRVVDAFLSESALEKPKTLERLNELFAVWLSECYQNKPHSALENKRSPETAYRSDKQALRFVDPDELANAFLHCETRKVDKSGCISFMDRKYEVGLPFIGCTVDVVFDPADITELTIEYEGHIPWRVRELIIGERAGKRPQLPEHIGPLPADASRLLAAAEDRSRSRKAEQAPAVAYRRMTKEDGHV is encoded by the coding sequence ATGAAAGATCAGAAGAAAGCAGAGGCCGTCGCGTCGGAACGCATGCAGCTCCTGTCGCCGCTGCTGGCGGAAGGGCTGGACACCGCCAAAGCCAGCCAGATCAAGCGACAGATATGTGAGCAAACTGGACTCTCCGAGCGGACGCTGCGCCGGTATCTGGCCAAGTATCGCCAAGACGGCTTCGGCGGCCTGAAGCCACGAGGCAAGGGACGCCAGCCGTCAGAGGAGATCATTCCACCAGAAATTGTGGAGCAGGCCATTTTGCTGCGCCGGGAGGTGCCCGGCCGAAGCGTTGCCCAGCTCATTCAGATCCTGGAATGGGAAGGCCGTATAAAACCCGGGCAGATCAAGCGCAGCACGCTGCAGGAAAGATTAGCAGAGCGCGGTTACAGCACGCGCCATATGCGCATGTACGCCGAATCGGGCGTCGCCGCACGGCGGTTCCAAAAGCGCCATCGTAATCGCTTGTGGCACTCGGATATCAAGTATGGCCCGTACTTGCCCATCGGCCCCGGAGGTACCATGAAGCAGGTATTTCTGGTGACGTTTATCGACGACGCGACGCGGTTTGTGCTTCATGGCGAATTCTACCCGGTCATGGACAAGACCATCGTGGAGCACTGCTTCCGCCAAGCCATTCAGAAGTTCGGCGCTCCCGAGGCGGTCTATTTCGACAACGGCAAGCAGTACCGGACCAAATGGATGACGAGGGCATGCTCCAAGCTCGGGATCCGGCTGCTATTCGCGAGGCCCTACTCGCCGGAGGCGACCGGCAAGGTCGAACGGTTTAATCGCGTGGTGGATGCGTTCCTGAGCGAGTCCGCGCTTGAGAAACCGAAAACGCTCGAGCGGCTCAACGAACTGTTTGCCGTATGGCTGTCGGAGTGCTATCAGAACAAGCCGCATTCGGCGCTGGAGAACAAGCGTAGTCCGGAAACGGCGTACCGTAGCGACAAGCAAGCGCTTCGGTTCGTGGATCCGGACGAGCTCGCGAATGCATTCCTGCACTGCGAGACACGCAAGGTCGACAAATCCGGCTGCATCAGCTTCATGGACCGGAAGTACGAGGTCGGCCTGCCGTTCATCGGCTGCACGGTGGATGTGGTGTTCGACCCTGCGGACATCACCGAGCTTACGATCGAGTACGAAGGCCATATACCTTGGCGCGTGCGGGAACTCATCATCGGCGAACGCGCAGGCAAGCGGCCGCAGCTTCCGGAGCATATCGGTCCGCTGCCGGCAGATGCGTCAAGGCTGCTCGCGGCAGCGGAGGATCGCAGCAGGAGTCGCAAAGCGGAGCAGGCGCCGGCCGTGGCTTATCGCCGGATGACCAAGGAGGACGGTCATGTTTGA
- a CDS encoding LysR family transcriptional regulator, producing the protein MELLQLHYFRTVAALEHMTKAAEQLHVAQPALSKTISRLEEDLGVPLFDRANRQIRLNPFGKAYLAKVEAALSLLEEGKKEVKDMAGLERGTIRIATNALNRLTPAISAFRERYPDIRFRINQIAPAESYRIEMLLEQGDADLGFGPLSSHKPTIRECPVLHTEVYLAVPHGHRFERLSDIALVQAADEPFIEYKPGHPFREVNDAISRRAGIQRTIVCEVEEPAALGSLVQAGLGVAFVPGCRGDEVTQYTLLPIQGTDNRRAFSVLWNEARYLPKAVREFQRFLIEFFSDQ; encoded by the coding sequence TTGGAACTGCTGCAGTTACACTATTTTCGAACCGTTGCCGCATTGGAACATATGACCAAAGCAGCTGAACAGCTCCATGTTGCGCAGCCGGCACTTAGCAAAACAATCTCAAGGCTGGAGGAAGATCTTGGCGTTCCGTTGTTCGATCGCGCCAATCGGCAGATTCGGCTGAATCCTTTCGGCAAAGCCTACCTCGCGAAAGTCGAAGCAGCTTTATCTTTGTTGGAAGAGGGAAAAAAAGAAGTGAAGGATATGGCGGGGTTGGAGCGAGGGACAATCAGAATCGCCACGAATGCGCTAAACCGTCTCACGCCTGCGATTTCGGCTTTCCGCGAACGTTATCCGGACATCCGCTTCCGCATCAATCAGATTGCGCCTGCCGAGTCTTACCGCATTGAGATGCTCTTGGAGCAAGGCGACGCGGACCTCGGGTTCGGACCGTTATCGTCCCATAAACCGACCATTCGCGAATGCCCCGTACTGCATACAGAGGTCTATCTTGCCGTGCCCCATGGCCACCGGTTTGAGCGTCTGAGCGACATTGCCTTGGTGCAGGCCGCCGACGAGCCGTTCATCGAATATAAGCCCGGGCATCCGTTTCGTGAGGTTAATGACGCAATCAGCCGTCGAGCGGGAATTCAGCGGACAATCGTCTGTGAAGTAGAGGAGCCTGCCGCACTCGGCAGCCTCGTGCAAGCGGGCCTGGGGGTCGCATTCGTTCCGGGATGCAGAGGCGACGAAGTAACGCAGTACACTTTGCTGCCTATTCAAGGGACGGATAACAGGCGCGCCTTCTCCGTATTGTGGAATGAAGCTCGCTATTTACCTAAAGCCGTGCGTGAATTTCAACGGTTCCTTATCGAGTTCTTTTCTGATCAATAA